In the Flavobacterium sp. 90 genome, TATTTTTCACTTTGCTTGTTTTAGGTCCAAATTCAGCTCCATTATCAGATAATATCTCTTCAAATTTTATTTCATAATGATCACTTAGGATGTTTAAACATTTCAATGCCGCAAACATAACTGTTAAACTGGTAATATCAGAAACTAATTCAGCCCAGGCAATTCGACTGTAATCATCTATTACACAAACTAAATAGCGATTTTTATTTTCCCCTTTAATTATACTTTTGCTCAAATAATGACAATCAATATGACCAAGTTGTCCCATTCTTTCCTTGATTATTTTTTGATGATTCTTTTTAATCTTCGGAGTTAATCTATTTATTTTATTGCGTTTTAAAATATTATAAACTCCTGAATATGATGGTGTATGCTTCCCTAATTTGGGTCTTAAGATACTAACAATTTCATATTTGTTGTTTCCTTTTTCTCGTAATGCAATTACTTTTTGCTCTATAAAAGGCAAAGGACGTCTTGTTTTATATTTGGGACCTCTTTTTTGGGGCAATAAATCAATAGATTTCCCACTTTGTTTAAAGCGATTATAATACTTTAAAAAACTCTTTCGGCAAGTATTATTTGCTGCATAAAAATCCATTGCTTTTTTATACAAAGGATGAGTTTTATTTTTTACCTGTTCATATTCTTTTATTAGAAAACGATACTTCTCTAAGTAGTTCCGCTCTAAAGTGGAATCCTGACTATTATTTCTCATCGTAACAAAATTTATTAAAGTTAAATTTTGTTACCGAAATATCTAACATCTACAGAAATGACAAGATTGTGGCTACTTTTCAGTTTTCGCCACACATTCAGTAGTCGAAAACTTATACTTTACCTTTTCAAAATCGATAGGTTTATCTTTTACCAAATAAGTAACTCCCATTGTAGTTTGCATGGTTCCGTTTCCTAAAATAAGTTGTTTATCACGTTTTAAAAGTGCCATTGGGTTTTTGAATTTTACATTTTTATTTGTTGCATCTACAAATGTATAGTCAATAAATAAGGTATCTCCATGAAATTCACCTGCAACTTCACCCGTTCTTACTGTCGAAGGAGCAACTTTCATTACCATATCGCCAGCTAATTTTCCGTTTTTTAAAGTATTTAATTTTAAATCTATTGTATCTTTTTCATAAATCGCTTTATAGCACTCTGTGCTTACAACTTTTTGACCTTCTGCTTTTGCTGCTTCAAGTTCTTTTTGTTTATTGTCATTTTTACAACTTTGGAATCCTATGCAAGCCACAAGCAAGCAAAATACAACTGGTTTTTTCATAATTAGATATTTTAGGTTTATTCTTATTTTCATAAAATTAAATAAAAAAGAAGCCAAAAAAAAGGCTTCTTTTTAAAATTATTATTTTTATTTAATCTGACGTCGTTAAATCGATATTTACAACTTATTAATTACAAATTCGCTTCGTCTGTTTAATTCGTGTTCCTCTTCTGAACAGGAATCATCTGTTTTACATTTTATAATTGGAACAGATTCTCCATAACCTTTAGCAGTAACTCTACTGGCATTTATACCGGACTGAATGATAAAATCTCTGGTCGAATTGGCTCTTTTTTGAGACAGTTCTTCATTATACTTTGCATTTCCGCGTGAGTCTGTATGTGAACCAATTTCGATAACCATTCCAGGATATTTATTCATCAAAGCGACAACTCTGCCTAAAACTACTTTTGATTCTTTTCGGATATACCACATGTTGTAGTCAAAATAAATAGGATCTGTTTTGATAATTAATCGGTCTTTATTGTCTTTTACCACATCTTTTTCTTGTTTTAAAATCTCAGCTACTTTTTCCTTTTTCTTGGCTTCCGTAGCTTCTTTTAAAGCAATAAATTTTAATGCTTCTTTTTTCTTGTTTTCTTCTTCTATGATAATCTCTTGCTTTCTCTTGTTTTCGGCGTTTTGCTTTTCTTCCAATTTAATTGCATCTAATGATTTTAGTGCCAATGAACCATCGTTAGTCGCATATCTTACATTTCCAATTACCAGAGATTTAGATTCGTTGGTATATTGTTCTTTAAAAGCTACAATTGTATAAGAACTTTCGCAGGCTACTGTAAAACTGAATTTCCCGTCTGCTCCTGTAGTAATTGTATTTAATGCCTTTTTATCAGAATCCTGTAATATTACGGTCGCATTTTCAAGAACCAAATTGGTAATTATATCTGTAATTGTTCCTGCAATATACTGCTTACAATCTTCTACAATTAACTCTTTTGTTTCTTTGAATGTATAAATATCATCACTTCCTTTCCCTCCTTCTCTATTTGAAGCAAAATATCCTTCCTTAGTATTTGAATCAACATTAAACGAAAAATCATCTGAATTTGAGTTTAGCGGTAAACCAATATTAATTGCTTTTGTGTATTCATTTCCATTGATTTCAGAAACAAAAACATCCAGCGATCCATAACCCAAATGTCCATCTGAAGAGAAATAAAGTTTATCGTCTTCAGAAACAAAAGGAAATTGTTCTCTTTTATCAGTATTGACATTCGGACCTAAATTTCGCGGAGTGTCAAATGCTCCTTTATTAATATTTACAGAATAAATATCAAATGAACCTAATGTTCCCGG is a window encoding:
- a CDS encoding integrase core domain-containing protein; this translates as MRNNSQDSTLERNYLEKYRFLIKEYEQVKNKTHPLYKKAMDFYAANNTCRKSFLKYYNRFKQSGKSIDLLPQKRGPKYKTRRPLPFIEQKVIALREKGNNKYEIVSILRPKLGKHTPSYSGVYNILKRNKINRLTPKIKKNHQKIIKERMGQLGHIDCHYLSKSIIKGENKNRYLVCVIDDYSRIAWAELVSDITSLTVMFAALKCLNILSDHYEIKFEEILSDNGAEFGPKTSKVKNNHPFERMLMELGIVHRYTKPYRPQTNGKVERFWRTLEDDLLRDTDFDSHEELKEELLQYLYYYNHERPHQGIDGKKPIEMINPLPK
- a CDS encoding OmpA family protein, producing MKKLLVIIFVFSIQFINAQDQELVRAKKFFDRTYYAEAITLYKKLAEEKPSQEVIKNLADSYYYTNDLIKAQLYYRLLIKSYSNDLSKDYYYRYAQTLKATNAYDDANAVLREYYTKSGKPEDITNFENEVKILENVSAIGKRFEINNLAINTPNSEFGAVKYKDNLVFAGVKLKPGLFDKKYKWDNETYLNIVKVPIQSINSAEAPITYFADELKTGMHESNAVFTKDGKTIYFTRNNSKNGKKKKNDQKISNLQIFKAELVEGKWTNLVSLPFNSPNYSVEHPALSPDEKVLYFASDMPGTLGSFDIYSVNINKGAFDTPRNLGPNVNTDKREQFPFVSEDDKLYFSSDGHLGYGSLDVFVSEINGNEYTKAINIGLPLNSNSDDFSFNVDSNTKEGYFASNREGGKGSDDIYTFKETKELIVEDCKQYIAGTITDIITNLVLENATVILQDSDKKALNTITTGADGKFSFTVACESSYTIVAFKEQYTNESKSLVIGNVRYATNDGSLALKSLDAIKLEEKQNAENKRKQEIIIEEENKKKEALKFIALKEATEAKKKEKVAEILKQEKDVVKDNKDRLIIKTDPIYFDYNMWYIRKESKVVLGRVVALMNKYPGMVIEIGSHTDSRGNAKYNEELSQKRANSTRDFIIQSGINASRVTAKGYGESVPIIKCKTDDSCSEEEHELNRRSEFVINKL